One window from the genome of Sardina pilchardus chromosome 12, fSarPil1.1, whole genome shotgun sequence encodes:
- the ches1 gene encoding checkpoint suppressor 1, protein MGPIMPPGKKAEGPSSGSVARGLSQLYPDSEAADLSLSLSASLSRAEDEELTSLSWLHETSDLLTSLGHPGLRSVSPVQDGGGSSGSGGGGGGGGGGGGGGGGRGGAGRDPSHRSSPSSSPEPSEAGAYELPAGPNRKPPYSFSCLIFMAIEDAPNKRLPVKDIYGWILEHFPYFASAPTGWKNSVRHNLSLNKCFKKVDKDRSQSIGKGSLWSIDPEYRHNLIQALKKTPYHPYSPRLSSSTPPTSPPTSPQAYHSTPLWSGSPLFRKNGGVLLQVPQRVIQNGSRVSSQGLFPVIRPLHISPVGSRTSAMRSALGDFLTKGTGSLLCDSASASDSDAQEDHTYSSAKSSQSPEHQGAFSSPSSSSSSSSSPHEPCRDDIIKVKVMDGGETVEVKQEFKQEPQDIPLDGDITTTTTTTTSSSQQLQHQQAALRRRVLWVKGRQPRTPGDTLPLKKRRAAEKPPDSDDEEMKEAAGSLLHLAGVRSCLNNITNRTAKGQKEQKDKEAQRN, encoded by the exons ATGGGTCCGATCATGCCGCCGGGCAAGAAAGCGGAGGGCCCGAGTAGCGGCAGCGTGGCCCGCGGCCTGAGCCAGCTGTACCCCGACAGCGAGGCGGCCGACCTGTCGCTCTCGCTGTCGGCCTCGCTGAGCCGCGCCGAGGACGAGGAGCTGACCAGCCTGAGCTGGCTGCACGAGACCAGCGACCTGCTCACCAGCCTGGGCCACCCGGGCCTGCGCAGCGTCAGCCCCGTCCAGGACGGAGGCGGCTCCAGcgggagcggaggaggaggaggaggaggaggcggcggaggaggaggaggtggtggtcgAGGGGGCGCCGGCCGGGACCCGTCCCACCGCTCCTCGCCGTCCTCGTCGCCGGAGCCGTCCGAGGCCGGGGCGTACGAGCTCCCGGCGGGGCCCAACCGCAAGCCGCCGTACTCCTTCAGCTGCCTCATCTTCATGGCCATCGAGGACGCGCCCAACAAGCGGCTGCCCGTCAAGGACATCTACGGCTGGATCCTGGAGCACTTCCCATACTTCGCCAGCGCCCCCACGGGCTGGAAGAACTCGGTGCGCCACAACCTCTCGCTCAACAAGTGCTTCAAGAAGGTGGATAAGGACCGCAGTCAG AGCATAGGAAAAGGCTCCCTCTGGTCCATCGACCCCGAGTACCGGCACAACCTCATCCAGGCGCTGAAGAAGACGCCGTACCACCCTTACTCTCCGCGCCTGTCCTCCAGCACGCCCCCCAcgtccccccccacctccccgcaGGCGTATCACAG taCGCCTCTGTGGTCTGGGAGTCCACTCTTCAGGAAGAATGGAGGAGTTTTGCTGCAAG TTCCGCAGAGGGTGATCCAAAATGGCTCCCGTGTGTCGAGCCAGGGTCTGTTTCCAGTGATCCGACCTCTTCACATCAGCCCTGTAGGGAGCCGGACCTCAGCTATGAG GTCAGCTCTGGGTGACTTCCTCACCAAGGGGACGGGCAGCCTGCTCTGCGACTCGGCTTCGGCCAGCGACTCGGACGCGCAGGAGGACCACACCTACAGCAGCGCCAAGTCGAGCCAGTCGCCCGAGCACCAGGGCGCCTTTtcgtccccctcctcctcctcctcctcctcctcctcgccccaCGAGCCCTGTCGAGACGACATCATCAAGGTGAAAGTCATGGACGGCGGGGAGACGGTGGAGGTCAAGCAGGAGTTCAAGCAGGAGCCTCAGGACATTCCGCTGGACGGggacatcaccaccaccaccaccaccaccacctcctcctcccagcaGCTGCAGCATCAACAGGCGGCGCTGAGGAGGAGGGTGCTCTGGGTCAAAGGTCGCCAGCCGCGGACGCCCGGCGACACGCTGCCGCTGAAGAAGAGGCGCGCGGCGGAGAAGCCGCCCGACAGCGACGACGAGGAGATGAAGGAGGCGGCGGGGTCCCTGCTCCACCTGGCCGGGGTCCGCTCCTGCCTCAACAACATCACCAACCGCACGGCCAAGGGCCAGAAGGAGCAGAAGGATAAGGAGGCGCAGAGGAACTAG